In the genome of Populus nigra chromosome 19, ddPopNigr1.1, whole genome shotgun sequence, the window TCTCGTTCAATCCTTGTTGGATTTGATCACAGGGTCACTTTGCTGTTCATAGAATTAACCtcaatcaattatttttgttttgattttatttaaacagttatttatattattttattgactcCTTCAAGTATGTAAACACTTTAATCGAGCAaactaaatcattaaaaacttaGTTAAATCCACTAATTAATATagtcttttatattaatttaaaacatgattttaatttgaatttattaattttttatattaatccaTCGAGACTAGAAGTGTCAATGTTAacctttaaaattgaaaaaaaaaattctgaaaaccTTAGCCGTACTAGGATATTGGTGCAAGAGAATGTTACAGCAAGTTAATTTCTTGCCTTGACAAAATGTTCTATCATTTTTTGTTTGGCTCCAACAACAAATTATGTGGGATTGATGCCTAGATAGGGGGGCGGATTAGTATAGAATATGGAAGCTTGAAGGTCGTTTTGTGCTGAGGCCTGAGGGAATGGCTTATTATTTAGATCCTATTTTCCCTCCTTAATTTTCTCATCCTTTTCTCACCATTCTTTTCCATCTGTATCTTTGCATAATCTTTCCTCCTCTTATTCACACCTCTCTCTCACGGATTCTTGACCTTTCCCTCCCTGAAAATTAACAAGTCTAAAACAATGTCAGAAGATTGCTCCTCCTCTGAAGAAACGAACACCCCTACCACCTCCATATCACAAGACACCTTCACCACAGAAACTACCACGATCACCACCTTAGCCTTCAACATACCCCCTGAAACCCCATCATCAAGTTCCTCCTTCAGCACCCATTTAGCCATTCAATCCCTTTCTTCCATTCTAACCACAGtttctccctctctcctctctcaagaTCAAGACCCTGCCTTCTACCTCCTTCACAACCCTGATATCTCCTCTCAAGTCTCATCACTCCTCCGTCTCCCCGACTCTGGTGCGGGCGACAACAACCTCTGTCGTTGGTTCTATGACACGTTCCAATCCTCAGAACCCCAACTACAGCTCGTAGTCTTACGTTTCCTTCCCATTATTGCTGGCCTTTATCTCTCTCGTGTTGCCCTAAAAAAACCCTTGGCTGGTTTTGAGGCAGTTTTGTTAGCCATTTATGCACACGAAACTACCTCACGTGCAGGCCAAGCTATGACTGTTAACGTGCCTGATTTGTCACATCCAAGTATATACCATGAATCAAAAAATCCTGCAAAGGATAATAATGCTGCAGATTTAAACCTAGCTGTGATATCTCCAAGTTTGGAGCCTCATGGGACTGTGAGATCAACAAGAAGGGCAAGAATTGTTGGGGTTGCATTAGAGTTGTATTATAGTAAGATGTCTCTTATGCCTGTTGGTTCTAAGATTGATTTTTGTGAGTTTTGTAAGGTTTGGTCTGGTCAAGACGGTGATGAGTACAAAGATGGTGAGCTTCAAGACGATCAAGGAAATGTTGGGAAGGAAAGTGTCATTAAGGAAGGGAGGATTGCTTTGCCATGGGAACTTCTGCAACCTATTTTGAGGATATTAGGGCATTGCCTTTTGGGTCCTAACAAGGATAAAGAATTGATAGGTTCGGCTTCTGCAGCATGCAGAAGTTTGTATTCAAGGTCTTTGCACGATATCAATACACAGGCAATTTTGGCTACTAGGAGTCTTCTTAGGCTCAGTAAGATGACCTTGGATCCAAAGAACAATGTTGATCATACTGAGATACCAATGACTGATGTCATCTCACTCTAAGATTGAGTAATTGATCTCTTCGATcttgctgtttttttctttattcttcaaTTTTCCATGTTCTTCGTGTGGAATATGCCTGCACCTTTTATGCTGAGTTTTGTAGagtttgcattttttatttcttaaacat includes:
- the LOC133680233 gene encoding uncharacterized protein LOC133680233, with amino-acid sequence MSEDCSSSEETNTPTTSISQDTFTTETTTITTLAFNIPPETPSSSSSFSTHLAIQSLSSILTTVSPSLLSQDQDPAFYLLHNPDISSQVSSLLRLPDSGAGDNNLCRWFYDTFQSSEPQLQLVVLRFLPIIAGLYLSRVALKKPLAGFEAVLLAIYAHETTSRAGQAMTVNVPDLSHPSIYHESKNPAKDNNAADLNLAVISPSLEPHGTVRSTRRARIVGVALELYYSKMSLMPVGSKIDFCEFCKVWSGQDGDEYKDGELQDDQGNVGKESVIKEGRIALPWELLQPILRILGHCLLGPNKDKELIGSASAACRSLYSRSLHDINTQAILATRSLLRLSKMTLDPKNNVDHTEIPMTDVISL